Proteins from a genomic interval of Kaistia defluvii:
- a CDS encoding DUF2062 domain-containing protein, whose translation MLFRRRRPLKFHQKLNHFMWPKGGWSRALRYYGKRLLRLSGSPHSIAAGFASGVALAMTPFIGFHYLLCFVVAFLVRGNVLAAVLGTTIGNPLTFPLIWVGTYETGSLILGWFGMAPEKLDFHDLRHKLLTESWREIWPIIEPMLVGAVPLALVFGGLSYVLVYIAAQSFQSSRRQRFAVRRGALHGK comes from the coding sequence ATGCTCTTCCGTCGCCGCCGCCCGCTCAAGTTTCATCAGAAGCTGAACCACTTCATGTGGCCGAAGGGCGGGTGGTCGCGAGCGCTTCGGTACTATGGCAAGCGGCTGCTGCGCCTGTCCGGCTCGCCCCATTCCATCGCGGCCGGCTTTGCCTCCGGCGTGGCGCTGGCGATGACGCCATTCATCGGCTTCCACTATCTGCTCTGCTTCGTCGTCGCCTTCCTCGTCCGGGGCAATGTGCTCGCGGCCGTGCTCGGCACGACGATCGGCAATCCGCTGACCTTCCCGCTGATCTGGGTCGGTACCTACGAGACGGGAAGCCTGATTCTCGGCTGGTTCGGCATGGCGCCGGAGAAGCTCGACTTCCACGATCTCCGCCACAAGCTGCTGACCGAATCATGGCGCGAGATCTGGCCGATCATCGAGCCGATGCTGGTCGGCGCGGTCCCGCTCGCTTTGGTATTTGGCGGGCTTTCCTACGTCCTGGTCTATATCGCGGCGCAGAGTTTCCAATCGTCGCGCCGCCAGCGCTTTGCGGTTCGGCGCGGCGCACTGCATGGTAAGTGA
- a CDS encoding helix-turn-helix transcriptional regulator: MRRADRLFEIVQVLRGARLRTAQEIADKLEVSVRTVYRDIDALVATGVPIEGERGVGYVLRGTLLLPPLAFSQAELEGLALGARFVEAWADPELAAAAREALVKIDAVLPESRRGEIWRDAVLVNSPALIGAANAQLALFRKAIRQKRKMHLSYRSASEALTGRTIRPLAIEAWGHAWTATAWCELREDFRMFRLDRIVEANLLEEAFKPEKGRTLADYMKRLSEEQSAKTKSASCA, encoded by the coding sequence ATGCGGCGCGCCGATCGCCTGTTCGAGATCGTCCAGGTGCTGCGCGGCGCCCGCCTGCGTACGGCGCAGGAAATCGCGGACAAGCTCGAAGTGTCGGTGCGCACCGTCTATCGCGATATCGATGCGCTGGTCGCGACCGGCGTGCCGATCGAGGGAGAGCGCGGCGTCGGCTACGTCCTGCGCGGAACCTTGCTGCTGCCGCCCCTCGCCTTCTCGCAGGCAGAGCTGGAGGGGCTGGCGCTGGGCGCCCGCTTCGTCGAGGCCTGGGCCGATCCGGAACTCGCTGCCGCGGCCCGCGAAGCACTGGTCAAGATCGACGCGGTGCTGCCGGAATCACGCCGTGGCGAAATCTGGCGCGACGCGGTGCTGGTCAATTCGCCGGCCCTGATCGGCGCCGCCAATGCGCAGCTGGCGCTGTTCCGCAAGGCGATCCGGCAAAAGCGCAAGATGCATCTGAGCTATCGCAGCGCCAGCGAAGCCCTGACCGGGCGCACGATCCGCCCGCTGGCGATCGAGGCCTGGGGCCATGCCTGGACGGCGACGGCGTGGTGCGAGCTGCGCGAGGATTTCCGCATGTTCCGGCTCGACCGGATCGTCGAAGCGAACCTGCTCGAGGAGGCCTTCAAGCCCGAGAAGGGCCGGACGCTGGCGGACTACATGAAACGGCTCAGCGAGGAGCAATCGGCCAAGACCAAGAGCGCGTCATGCGCCTGA
- a CDS encoding OsmC family protein, which produces MPVRTSDAKWQGDLKSGKGTVHLGSGAWEGQFNFSSRFEEGKGTNPEELIAAAHAGCFSMALSAGLSGAGFTVESIATTAKVKVDPVSGGFEITHIDLVTEAKVPGIDKATFDKIAAATKEGCPVSKALKAVPIDLDAKLV; this is translated from the coding sequence ATGCCGGTCAGGACATCGGACGCAAAGTGGCAGGGTGATCTCAAGAGCGGCAAGGGCACCGTTCACCTTGGCAGCGGCGCCTGGGAAGGACAGTTCAATTTCTCGTCGCGATTCGAGGAAGGCAAGGGCACGAATCCGGAGGAACTGATCGCCGCCGCGCATGCCGGATGCTTCTCGATGGCGCTTTCGGCCGGGCTTTCCGGAGCCGGCTTCACGGTCGAATCCATCGCCACGACGGCGAAGGTGAAGGTCGATCCCGTTTCGGGCGGCTTCGAGATCACCCACATCGATCTCGTGACCGAGGCCAAGGTGCCGGGGATCGACAAGGCGACGTTCGACAAGATCGCCGCCGCTACCAAGGAAGGCTGCCCGGTTTCCAAGGCGCTCAAGGCCGTTCCCATCGACCTGGACGCCAAGCTCGTCTGA
- the xth gene encoding exodeoxyribonuclease III, producing the protein MKIATWNINGVKARIDTALAWLKEASPDIACLQEIKSVDEGFPTSAFEDLGYNVATHGQKGFNGVALLSKLPFDEVNRGLPGDDGDDHARFIEGVFSVESGALRVVSLYLPNGNPIDTPKFSYKLAWMERLRNWATERLTYEEPLVLAGDYNVIAEPRDAKDPSLWVNDALYQPESRKAFRAIETLGLTDALRATTDEGGLYTFWDYQAGAFQKNNGIRIDHLLLSPQAADRLVSVGIDKHVRGWDKPSDHVPVHVELRI; encoded by the coding sequence ATGAAGATCGCGACCTGGAATATCAACGGCGTCAAAGCCCGAATCGACACCGCCCTTGCCTGGCTCAAGGAGGCCTCGCCCGACATTGCCTGCCTGCAGGAGATCAAGTCGGTCGATGAGGGCTTCCCGACCTCGGCTTTCGAGGATCTCGGCTACAATGTCGCGACGCATGGCCAGAAGGGCTTCAACGGCGTCGCCCTGCTGTCCAAGCTGCCCTTCGACGAGGTCAATCGCGGCCTGCCGGGCGATGACGGCGACGATCATGCCCGCTTCATCGAGGGCGTTTTCTCCGTGGAAAGCGGCGCGCTGCGCGTCGTCTCGCTCTATCTGCCGAACGGCAATCCGATCGACACGCCGAAATTTTCCTACAAGCTCGCCTGGATGGAGCGCCTGCGGAACTGGGCGACGGAACGGCTGACCTATGAGGAGCCGCTGGTGCTCGCCGGCGATTACAACGTCATCGCCGAGCCGCGCGATGCCAAGGACCCGTCGCTCTGGGTCAATGACGCACTCTACCAGCCGGAATCCCGCAAGGCATTCCGCGCCATCGAGACGCTGGGCCTGACCGATGCGCTCCGGGCCACGACGGACGAAGGTGGCCTCTACACCTTCTGGGACTACCAGGCCGGCGCCTTCCAGAAGAACAACGGCATCCGCATCGACCATCTGCTGCTCTCGCCGCAGGCGGCGGACCGTCTCGTCTCGGTCGGCATCGACAAGCATGTCCGCGGCTGGGACAAGCCGTCCGACCACGTCCCCGTCCATGTGGAGCTTCGCATTTGA
- the era gene encoding GTPase Era → MASDLVNSEETPTRCGFVALIGAPNAGKSTLLNQLVGTKISIVTHKVQTTRAIMRGIALEGASQIIFVDTPGIFQPKRRLDRAMVETAWGGAKDADLIAVLIDAERSNKGETAQILDKVAAIKGPKILVINKIDTVPHTSLLEMSAKANATVKFEQTFMISALKGHGCKDLMTYLAGRVPLGPWLYPEDQISDLPMRALAAEITREKMFLRLHDELPYQSTVETELWKDQADGSTRIEQTIYVERESQKKIVIGHKGETIKGISMAARTEIQEMAERPVHLFLFVKVRENWGDDPERYREMGIEFPR, encoded by the coding sequence ATGGCGTCTGATCTGGTCAATTCCGAGGAGACACCAACCCGCTGCGGGTTTGTCGCGCTGATCGGCGCGCCGAACGCCGGCAAGTCGACGCTCCTCAACCAGCTTGTGGGCACGAAGATCTCGATCGTCACCCACAAGGTGCAGACGACGCGCGCGATCATGCGCGGCATCGCGCTGGAAGGCGCCTCGCAGATCATTTTCGTCGACACGCCCGGCATCTTCCAGCCGAAGCGCCGGCTTGACCGCGCCATGGTGGAGACCGCCTGGGGCGGCGCCAAGGATGCCGACCTGATCGCCGTCCTGATCGACGCCGAGCGCAGCAACAAGGGCGAGACCGCCCAGATCCTCGACAAGGTCGCGGCCATCAAGGGCCCCAAGATCCTCGTCATCAACAAGATCGACACGGTCCCGCACACGTCGCTGCTGGAAATGTCGGCCAAGGCGAATGCGACCGTGAAGTTCGAGCAGACCTTCATGATCTCTGCCCTCAAGGGCCATGGCTGCAAGGACCTGATGACCTATCTCGCCGGCCGCGTGCCGTTGGGTCCCTGGCTCTATCCGGAAGACCAGATCTCCGACCTGCCGATGCGCGCGCTGGCGGCCGAGATCACGCGCGAGAAGATGTTCCTGCGCCTGCATGACGAACTGCCCTACCAGTCGACCGTGGAAACGGAGCTCTGGAAGGACCAGGCGGACGGTTCGACCCGCATCGAGCAGACCATCTATGTCGAGCGCGAGAGCCAGAAGAAGATCGTGATCGGCCACAAGGGCGAGACGATCAAGGGCATCTCCATGGCGGCGCGCACCGAGATCCAGGAGATGGCCGAGCGGCCGGTTCACCTGTTCCTGTTCGTCAAGGTTCGCGAGAATTGGGGCGACGACCCCGAGCGCTATCGCGAGATGGGAATCGAATTCCCGCGCTAG
- the pyrE gene encoding orotate phosphoribosyltransferase, with protein sequence MNQAEILDVFRESGALLEGHFILSSGLRSPIFLQKARVFMYPDRTERLCKALAEKIRESGVDFDLVVSPALGGLIPGYETARHLGVPAMWVEREQGEFRLRRFELPANARILVVEDIVSTGLSIRETITAIRAIGGDVVAAACLIDRSDGEAEVGVPLISLTRYKVPAYPVDQLPPELAAIPPVKPGSRSLA encoded by the coding sequence ATGAACCAAGCCGAAATCCTCGACGTCTTCCGCGAATCCGGCGCTCTACTCGAGGGGCATTTCATCCTGAGTTCCGGCCTGCGCAGTCCGATCTTCCTGCAGAAGGCGCGCGTCTTCATGTATCCGGACCGGACCGAGCGGCTGTGCAAGGCGCTGGCCGAGAAGATCCGGGAGTCGGGCGTCGACTTCGATCTCGTCGTGTCGCCGGCTTTGGGCGGCCTGATCCCCGGCTATGAGACCGCGCGCCATCTCGGCGTGCCCGCCATGTGGGTGGAGCGCGAGCAGGGCGAATTCCGGCTGCGTCGTTTCGAACTGCCCGCCAATGCCAGGATTCTCGTCGTCGAGGATATCGTCAGCACCGGACTTTCGATCCGCGAGACGATCACCGCGATCCGCGCCATTGGCGGCGATGTTGTCGCCGCCGCCTGTCTGATCGACCGCTCGGACGGCGAGGCCGAGGTGGGCGTGCCGCTGATTTCGCTGACGCGCTACAAGGTGCCGGCCTATCCGGTCGATCAACTGCCGCCGGAGCTCGCCGCCATCCCGCCCGTCAAGCCCGGCAGCCGCAGCCTGGCCTGA
- a CDS encoding GFA family protein: MMSAAPITGGCLCGRIHYTIDRAPRIVCHCHCRMCQLAGGALFLTWATFDASAFQLTAGHPAVNESSATGRRHFCADCGTPLMMTSTDDPLKVDVTLASLDEPDRFPVQHNIWVGSRREASKGFDLDLPSHLDEPGA, from the coding sequence GTGATGAGCGCGGCGCCGATCACGGGCGGTTGCCTGTGCGGCCGCATCCACTACACGATCGACCGCGCCCCGCGCATCGTTTGCCACTGCCATTGCCGCATGTGCCAACTGGCCGGCGGCGCGCTGTTCCTGACCTGGGCGACTTTCGACGCCAGCGCCTTCCAGCTAACCGCCGGGCACCCCGCGGTCAACGAATCGTCCGCCACCGGCCGCCGGCATTTCTGCGCCGACTGCGGCACGCCGCTGATGATGACGTCCACGGACGACCCGTTGAAGGTCGACGTGACACTCGCCTCCCTCGACGAGCCGGACCGATTTCCGGTCCAGCACAACATCTGGGTCGGCAGCCGGCGCGAGGCCAGCAAGGGCTTCGACCTCGACCTACCGTCGCATCTCGACGAACCGGGCGCCTGA
- a CDS encoding DUF2332 domain-containing protein, translating into MARMAGDLLKAFQSQAGSSRKLGSPFTAEICELLAEHLDDSSRFGRRILGWPGDPFADALALRAAAGFHALKRAGKSTRLAAAYPPNPVDRAALTEAVIDAIGSHDDFLHDWLDSPPQTNEVARSSVLIGSALLLASEFGLPLDWHEIGASMGLNLGFDRYRYEFGSDRWGAADSPVLIHSEWRGVNPDTTAPVELRSRAGCDLNPLDPGLPADRERLLAYVWADQTERLARASAALDVAAAAPWRVEKADAAAWVARHFSAPPRPGAARVLAHTIVWQYLPETTRQAIMQTMQDAGERATPEAPVAWLRMEADGRDTAGVRLRVWPGGTDLEIARADFHGRFVEWQTR; encoded by the coding sequence ATGGCAAGGATGGCTGGCGATCTGCTGAAGGCGTTTCAATCCCAGGCAGGCTCCAGCCGCAAGCTGGGCTCGCCCTTCACCGCCGAGATATGCGAGCTCCTTGCCGAGCATCTCGATGATTCCAGCCGCTTCGGCCGCCGCATTCTGGGCTGGCCGGGCGATCCCTTCGCCGATGCGCTCGCGCTCCGCGCGGCCGCCGGATTCCACGCCCTCAAGCGCGCCGGGAAATCGACGAGACTCGCCGCCGCCTATCCCCCCAATCCGGTCGATCGGGCGGCGCTCACGGAGGCGGTTATCGACGCGATCGGGTCGCACGACGATTTCCTGCATGACTGGCTCGACAGCCCGCCGCAGACCAACGAGGTCGCCCGCTCGTCCGTGCTTATCGGCAGCGCCCTGCTCCTTGCCAGCGAGTTCGGCCTGCCGCTGGACTGGCACGAGATCGGCGCCAGCATGGGGCTCAATCTCGGCTTCGACCGATACCGGTACGAATTCGGCAGCGACCGCTGGGGCGCCGCCGACTCGCCCGTGCTCATCCACTCGGAATGGCGCGGTGTGAATCCGGACACGACTGCGCCTGTCGAATTGCGCAGCCGGGCCGGCTGCGACCTCAACCCGCTCGATCCAGGCCTTCCGGCCGATCGAGAGCGCCTGCTTGCCTATGTCTGGGCCGACCAGACCGAGCGGCTCGCTCGCGCCAGCGCAGCGCTGGACGTGGCGGCTGCGGCGCCGTGGCGGGTCGAGAAAGCCGACGCGGCCGCCTGGGTCGCCCGACACTTTTCCGCGCCGCCCCGCCCCGGCGCCGCGCGGGTCCTCGCCCACACCATCGTCTGGCAATATTTGCCGGAAACGACGCGCCAGGCCATCATGCAGACGATGCAGGATGCCGGAGAGCGAGCGACGCCCGAGGCCCCGGTCGCCTGGCTGCGCATGGAGGCGGACGGCCGCGACACCGCCGGCGTCCGACTCAGGGTCTGGCCCGGCGGAACCGACCTCGAGATCGCCCGTGCCGACTTCCATGGCCGCTTTGTCGAGTGGCAGACACGTTAG
- a CDS encoding pyridoxine 5'-phosphate synthase — translation MTVRNELRLGINVDHVATIRNARGGVHPDPVRAAVLAAAAGADGITAHLREDRRHIIDSDIDRLRAEIALPLNFEMAATREMVDIALRVQPHAVCLVPERREERTTEGGLDAAGQLAHLVPLVRELNSAKIRVSLFIAADRQQIDAALALGAPVVELHTGTYCEAFLEGPEAFERERARIEDAAHYGAKFGIEIHAGHGLNYDTVKPIAAIPVIRELNIGHFLIGEAVFVGLEQSIRTMRALMDEGREAAEAQS, via the coding sequence GTGACTGTCCGCAATGAGCTGCGACTTGGGATCAACGTCGACCACGTCGCCACCATCCGCAATGCGCGGGGCGGGGTGCATCCCGATCCGGTGCGCGCGGCAGTCCTCGCGGCGGCGGCTGGCGCCGATGGAATCACCGCGCATCTGCGCGAGGATCGGCGCCATATCATCGACAGCGACATCGATCGTCTGCGCGCCGAGATCGCCCTGCCGCTCAATTTCGAGATGGCCGCGACCCGCGAAATGGTCGACATCGCCCTGCGCGTCCAGCCGCATGCCGTCTGCCTGGTGCCGGAGCGGCGCGAGGAGCGGACGACCGAAGGCGGGCTGGATGCCGCCGGCCAGCTCGCGCATCTCGTGCCCTTGGTCCGGGAACTCAACTCGGCCAAGATCCGCGTGTCCCTCTTCATCGCCGCCGATCGGCAGCAGATCGACGCCGCGCTGGCGCTCGGAGCGCCGGTGGTGGAACTGCATACCGGCACCTATTGCGAGGCCTTCCTGGAAGGCCCCGAGGCGTTCGAGCGCGAGCGGGCCCGGATCGAGGACGCGGCGCACTATGGTGCCAAGTTCGGGATCGAGATCCATGCGGGACATGGGCTGAACTACGATACGGTCAAGCCGATCGCCGCCATTCCGGTCATCCGCGAACTGAATATCGGCCATTTCCTGATCGGCGAGGCGGTGTTCGTCGGGCTCGAGCAGTCGATCCGCACCATGCGCGCGCTGATGGACGAGGGGCGGGAAGCGGCGGAGGCTCAGTCGTGA
- the rnc gene encoding ribonuclease III, translated as MQRLEETIGHRFSDRSHLVRALTHASAVAESHLAHGESYQRLEFLGDRVLALVIADMLLAAFPEADEGELARRLTGLVRNESCAEVAIDIDLGRWIHLGGGEVQSGGRRKAAILGDVCEALIGAIFVDGGLPAAQAFIDSHWRKRMLNWTGPLRDAKTTLQEWVQGRGLAAPKYEIAERSGPDHAPHFTVEVKIEGMPVVLGSGRSRREAEQKAATSVLLAQGVWREETHGV; from the coding sequence TTGCAACGTCTCGAGGAGACGATCGGCCACCGGTTTTCCGACCGCAGCCATCTCGTTCGGGCCTTGACGCATGCGAGCGCCGTCGCGGAGAGCCATCTGGCGCATGGCGAAAGCTATCAGCGCCTGGAGTTTCTCGGCGATCGCGTGCTGGCGCTCGTCATCGCCGACATGCTGCTGGCAGCGTTCCCCGAGGCCGACGAAGGCGAACTGGCCCGTCGGCTGACCGGTCTGGTGCGCAATGAAAGCTGCGCCGAAGTGGCGATCGACATCGATCTCGGCCGCTGGATCCACCTTGGCGGCGGCGAAGTGCAGTCGGGAGGGCGGCGCAAGGCGGCGATCCTCGGCGATGTCTGCGAGGCGCTGATCGGTGCGATCTTCGTCGATGGCGGATTGCCGGCGGCGCAGGCCTTCATCGATAGCCACTGGCGCAAGCGCATGCTGAACTGGACGGGCCCGCTTCGGGACGCCAAGACGACATTGCAGGAATGGGTGCAGGGCCGCGGCCTGGCGGCGCCCAAATATGAAATCGCAGAGCGGAGCGGACCGGATCACGCCCCGCATTTTACCGTTGAAGTGAAGATCGAGGGCATGCCGGTTGTCCTCGGTTCGGGTCGTTCAAGACGCGAGGCGGAGCAGAAGGCGGCGACGTCCGTGCTGCTGGCTCAAGGCGTATGGAGAGAAGAAACGCATGGCGTCTGA
- the lepB gene encoding signal peptidase I: MSVAGEKYKAERGGTGETVKIVINALILALIVRTFLFQPFNIPSGSMKSTLLVGDYLFVSKYAYGYSKYSIPFAPDLFSGRIWASPPERGDVAVFKLPRDPSVDYIKRVIGLPGDKIQMIDGVLQINGTPVPKEKIDDYVTKDEFGTETHVPRYKETLPNGVSYTVLDLDPRSFSDDTPVYEVPPDHYFMMGDNRDNSTDSRVLGAVGYVPFENFVGRAGMVFFSVDEGAQAWQFWKWPWTVRFDRLFKVI; the protein is encoded by the coding sequence ATGAGCGTGGCGGGCGAAAAATACAAGGCCGAGCGCGGCGGCACGGGCGAGACTGTCAAGATCGTCATCAATGCGCTCATCCTGGCGCTCATCGTTCGAACCTTCCTGTTCCAGCCGTTCAATATTCCCTCGGGATCGATGAAGTCGACCTTGCTTGTCGGCGACTATCTGTTCGTCTCGAAATACGCCTATGGCTACAGCAAATACTCCATCCCCTTCGCGCCGGACCTGTTTTCCGGGCGCATCTGGGCGTCCCCGCCGGAGCGCGGCGATGTCGCCGTCTTCAAGCTGCCGCGCGACCCCTCGGTCGACTACATCAAGCGGGTGATCGGCCTGCCGGGCGACAAGATCCAGATGATCGACGGCGTCCTGCAGATCAACGGCACGCCGGTGCCGAAGGAAAAGATCGACGACTACGTCACCAAGGACGAGTTCGGAACCGAGACCCACGTCCCGCGTTACAAGGAAACGCTCCCCAATGGCGTGAGCTATACCGTGCTCGATCTCGATCCGCGTAGTTTCTCAGACGATACGCCGGTCTATGAAGTGCCTCCCGACCACTACTTCATGATGGGCGACAACCGCGACAACTCGACGGATAGTCGAGTGCTCGGCGCGGTGGGCTACGTCCCCTTCGAGAACTTTGTAGGCCGCGCCGGCATGGTGTTCTTCTCCGTCGACGAGGGCGCCCAGGCCTGGCAATTCTGGAAGTGGCCCTGGACCGTGCGTTTTGACCGTCTATTTAAGGTGATCTGA
- the acpS gene encoding holo-ACP synthase → MILGLGSDLIDIRRVEKTLERFGTRFTQRVFTEIEQKKSDRRAERAASYAKRFAAKEACSKALGTGLNHGVFWRDMGVVNLPSGKPTMALTGGAAAQLEKMMPANHHAAIHLTITDDYPLAQAFVIIEALPDPA, encoded by the coding sequence GTGATTCTGGGCCTTGGCAGTGACCTGATCGATATCCGCCGCGTGGAGAAGACGCTGGAGCGGTTTGGCACGCGCTTCACCCAGCGCGTGTTCACGGAAATCGAGCAGAAGAAGTCCGACCGCCGGGCCGAGCGCGCCGCCTCTTATGCCAAGCGCTTTGCCGCCAAGGAGGCGTGCTCCAAGGCGTTGGGAACCGGCCTCAACCATGGCGTCTTCTGGCGCGACATGGGCGTCGTCAACCTGCCCAGCGGCAAGCCGACCATGGCGCTGACGGGCGGCGCGGCCGCGCAGCTGGAGAAGATGATGCCGGCAAATCATCACGCCGCGATCCACCTGACCATCACGGACGATTATCCCCTGGCGCAGGCCTTCGTGATCATCGAAGCGCTGCCGGATCCGGCCTGA